One window of the Bradyrhizobium sp. NP1 genome contains the following:
- a CDS encoding transglutaminase-like cysteine peptidase → MGTFGHTRGLRAALSARALFALALACLGPATDGRAGVLDGTKAAQASLPPGEPFGLGAMRINFGGLRDKWLAVQRRLDDERVQLALCDGDRERCASPAALQFLAIVDAARERDGRARLGEVNRAVNLAIRPMSDLAQYGEIDVWNSPLVTFFRGAGDCEDYAIAKYMALRAAGLAEADLRIVVLHDTMLDEDHAVAAVRLDGRWLLLDNRRMAMIEDVQIKHYRPLFVIDQSGVMQYQDAPLAVATPERGFTVSAVPALAAQPEPAEPSAN, encoded by the coding sequence ATGGGAACCTTCGGTCACACGCGCGGGTTGCGCGCAGCGCTATCTGCACGGGCGCTGTTCGCATTGGCTCTGGCCTGCCTGGGTCCGGCGACGGATGGGCGCGCCGGCGTGCTCGACGGCACGAAAGCGGCGCAGGCATCGCTGCCGCCGGGCGAACCGTTCGGGCTCGGCGCGATGCGCATCAATTTCGGCGGCCTGCGCGACAAGTGGCTTGCCGTGCAACGCCGGCTCGACGACGAGCGGGTGCAGCTTGCGCTTTGTGACGGCGACCGTGAACGCTGCGCCTCGCCCGCCGCGCTGCAGTTTCTCGCCATCGTCGATGCCGCAAGGGAACGCGACGGGCGCGCGCGGCTCGGCGAGGTCAACCGCGCGGTCAACCTGGCCATCCGGCCGATGAGCGACCTTGCGCAATACGGCGAGATCGATGTCTGGAATTCACCGCTGGTCACCTTCTTTCGTGGCGCAGGCGATTGCGAGGACTATGCGATCGCCAAATACATGGCGCTCCGCGCGGCCGGACTGGCGGAAGCCGACCTGCGCATCGTGGTGCTGCACGACACCATGCTTGACGAGGATCACGCGGTAGCCGCGGTGCGGCTGGACGGCCGCTGGCTCCTGCTCGACAACCGCCGCATGGCAATGATCGAGGATGTCCAGATCAAGCATTACCGCCCGCTGTTCGTCATCGACCAGTCCGGCGTGATGCAGTATCAGGATGCGCCGCTTGCGGTGGCAACGCCGGAGCGCGGGTTCACCGTCTCCGCGGTGCCGGCCCTGGCGGCACAGCCCGAGCCGGCTGAGCCTTCCGCGAACTGA
- a CDS encoding PQQ-dependent dehydrogenase, methanol/ethanol family, protein MLGIGLAVCCGPALAQEASKGSANHIKAVTSAVDGAMIRANTATSDDWPTVGLDYAETRFSKLHLINSDNVRGLGLVWSYSLDSARGVEATPLVVDGIMYQTASWSVVHAIDARTGRKIWTFDPGVNREQGYKGCCDVVNRGVALYKGKVFVAAYDGRLIALDAATGQKIWEKDTLIDHDHSYTITGAPRVFNGKVLIGQGGAEYGARGYVTAYDAETGNQVWRWFTVPGDPSKPFEDASMEAAAKTWDPAGKWWLNGGGGTPWDTITFDPELNMVYIGTGNGAPWNRNIRSPSGGDNLYLASIVALNADTGKYVWHYQETPGDNWDYTSTQPMILADINIDGAPRKVILHAPKNGFFFVIDRTNGKFISAKNFVDVNWATGYDASGRPTEVPAARGDEPYDAVPGPYGAHNWHPMSFNPQTGLVYLPAQNVPLNLTPEKSFTQNAATPGKFGGTTGWNVGFVLNGEPPKAPAFGRLLAWDPVKQKEAWRAEYVSPWNGGTLTTAGNLVFQGTADGRFIAYNATTGEKLWEAPTGTGVVAAPATYTVDGVQYVSVAVGWGGVFGLAARATETQSPGTVYTFALGGKAEPPAFVKYQTEGLLEGVPYDAKDVPEGTALYVAACATCHGVPGVDKGGNIRNLGYVPKEEIANLKGIVFNGPFRDRGMPDFTGKLKDEDVVKIQAFIQGTADAIRPKK, encoded by the coding sequence ATGCTCGGAATTGGCCTCGCTGTCTGCTGCGGCCCGGCGCTGGCGCAAGAGGCCTCGAAAGGCTCGGCCAACCACATCAAGGCGGTGACCTCGGCCGTCGACGGCGCGATGATCCGCGCCAATACCGCGACCTCCGACGACTGGCCGACCGTCGGCCTCGACTATGCGGAGACGCGCTTCTCCAAGCTGCACCTGATCAATTCCGACAATGTGCGCGGTCTCGGCCTCGTCTGGAGCTACAGCCTCGATTCCGCGCGCGGGGTCGAGGCGACGCCGCTCGTCGTCGACGGCATCATGTACCAGACCGCGTCATGGAGCGTGGTGCACGCGATCGACGCGCGCACCGGCAGGAAGATCTGGACCTTCGATCCCGGCGTCAATCGCGAGCAGGGCTACAAGGGTTGCTGCGACGTCGTCAACCGTGGCGTCGCGCTCTACAAGGGCAAGGTGTTCGTCGCCGCCTATGACGGACGGCTGATCGCGCTCGATGCCGCGACTGGCCAAAAGATCTGGGAAAAGGACACGCTGATCGATCACGATCACTCCTACACCATCACCGGCGCGCCGCGCGTCTTCAACGGCAAGGTGCTGATCGGCCAAGGCGGCGCCGAATACGGCGCGCGCGGCTACGTCACCGCCTATGACGCCGAGACCGGCAACCAGGTCTGGCGCTGGTTCACGGTGCCGGGCGATCCGTCGAAGCCGTTCGAGGACGCGTCGATGGAGGCGGCCGCCAAGACCTGGGATCCCGCCGGCAAATGGTGGCTCAACGGCGGCGGCGGCACGCCGTGGGACACCATCACCTTCGATCCCGAATTGAACATGGTCTATATCGGCACCGGCAACGGCGCGCCGTGGAATCGCAATATCCGCAGCCCGTCGGGCGGCGACAACCTCTACCTCGCCTCGATCGTCGCGCTGAACGCCGACACCGGCAAATATGTCTGGCACTACCAGGAAACGCCGGGCGACAACTGGGACTACACGTCGACCCAGCCGATGATCCTCGCCGACATCAATATCGACGGCGCGCCGCGCAAGGTCATCCTGCACGCGCCGAAGAACGGATTCTTCTTCGTCATCGACCGCACCAACGGCAAGTTCATCTCGGCAAAGAACTTCGTCGATGTGAACTGGGCCACCGGCTATGACGCGAGCGGCCGGCCGACCGAGGTGCCGGCGGCGCGCGGCGACGAGCCCTACGACGCCGTCCCCGGCCCGTACGGCGCGCACAACTGGCATCCGATGTCGTTCAATCCGCAGACCGGTCTGGTCTATCTGCCGGCGCAGAACGTGCCGTTGAACCTGACGCCGGAAAAGAGCTTCACCCAGAACGCCGCCACGCCCGGCAAATTCGGCGGCACGACGGGGTGGAACGTCGGCTTCGTGCTGAACGGCGAACCGCCGAAGGCGCCGGCCTTCGGCCGCCTGCTGGCGTGGGACCCGGTGAAACAGAAGGAAGCCTGGCGCGCCGAATATGTCTCGCCCTGGAACGGCGGCACGCTCACGACCGCCGGCAACCTGGTGTTCCAGGGCACCGCCGACGGGCGCTTCATCGCCTACAACGCCACGACAGGCGAAAAGCTGTGGGAAGCGCCGACCGGGACCGGCGTGGTCGCCGCCCCCGCGACCTACACGGTCGACGGCGTGCAATATGTCTCGGTCGCGGTCGGCTGGGGCGGCGTGTTCGGCCTCGCCGCGCGCGCAACCGAAACGCAGAGCCCGGGCACGGTCTACACCTTCGCGCTCGGCGGCAAGGCCGAGCCGCCGGCCTTTGTCAAATACCAGACCGAGGGCCTGCTCGAAGGCGTGCCGTATGACGCCAAGGACGTGCCGGAGGGCACCGCGCTCTACGTCGCGGCCTGCGCCACCTGCCATGGCGTGCCCGGCGTCGACAAGGGCGGCAATATCCGCAACCTCGGCTATGTGCCGAAGGAGGAGATCGCGAACCTGAAGGGCATCGTCTTCAACGGGCCGTTCCGCGACAGGGGCATGCCCGACTTCACCGGCAAGCTGAAGGACGAGGACGTGGTGAAGATCCAGGCCTTCATCCAGGGCACCGCGGACGCGATCCGGCCGAAGAAGTGA
- a CDS encoding ABC transporter substrate-binding protein has protein sequence MSISLKAIGLAIGAVALTQLPAAAQTKVTNEGIAANEIVIGTHQDLSGPIKNWGVPVANGMKMAVEEINAAGGVNGRKLKLIVEDNGYDPKKGVLASQKLIERDKIFAMIGSMGSAPTLAAQDILFDAGVLQLFPLTAAEFTFKFDPAKPQERLKFNNLLPYVESTRAALKYMMDWKGFKKPCIMHQDDEYGKNVLDGFTQQLEAMKVQPASITSYKRGASDFSAQVAKMKSDGCDLVVLGTIIRETIGAMGEAKKLGWDVTFLGATPTNVLEVPALGKDAVEGLYAASGFEIPYEDTAKGKVKDWLVNYKKMFGTDANTQAIIGYNAIETFAFYTQKAGKDLTGQKMLDALESGDKFLDIFSSPPTKFSKTDHLANTITQVQQVQKGRWVLVKDNLMF, from the coding sequence ATGTCCATATCGCTGAAGGCCATCGGCCTTGCGATCGGCGCAGTTGCGCTGACGCAGTTGCCGGCTGCGGCCCAGACCAAGGTGACCAACGAGGGCATCGCGGCCAACGAGATCGTGATCGGCACGCATCAGGACCTCTCGGGCCCGATCAAGAACTGGGGCGTGCCGGTCGCCAACGGCATGAAGATGGCGGTCGAGGAGATCAATGCCGCCGGCGGCGTCAACGGCCGCAAGCTGAAACTGATCGTGGAAGACAATGGCTACGACCCGAAGAAGGGCGTGCTGGCCTCGCAGAAGCTGATCGAGCGCGACAAGATCTTCGCCATGATCGGTTCGATGGGCTCGGCGCCGACGCTCGCCGCACAGGACATCCTGTTCGACGCCGGCGTGCTGCAGCTGTTCCCGCTGACCGCAGCCGAATTCACCTTCAAGTTCGATCCGGCCAAGCCGCAGGAGCGGCTGAAGTTCAACAACCTGCTGCCTTACGTCGAAAGCACGCGCGCAGCGCTGAAATACATGATGGACTGGAAGGGCTTCAAGAAGCCCTGCATCATGCACCAGGACGACGAGTACGGCAAAAACGTGCTCGACGGCTTCACCCAGCAGCTCGAGGCGATGAAGGTGCAGCCGGCCTCGATCACGAGCTACAAGCGCGGCGCCTCCGATTTCTCGGCGCAGGTCGCCAAGATGAAGTCCGACGGCTGCGACCTCGTCGTGCTCGGCACCATCATCCGCGAGACTATCGGCGCGATGGGCGAGGCGAAGAAGCTCGGCTGGGACGTCACCTTCCTCGGTGCTACGCCGACCAACGTGCTGGAGGTCCCGGCGCTCGGCAAGGACGCGGTCGAAGGTCTCTACGCCGCGTCCGGCTTCGAGATTCCCTACGAGGACACCGCGAAGGGCAAGGTCAAGGACTGGCTCGTCAACTACAAGAAGATGTTCGGCACCGACGCCAACACGCAGGCGATCATCGGCTACAACGCGATCGAGACCTTTGCGTTCTATACCCAGAAGGCCGGCAAGGACCTGACCGGCCAGAAGATGCTGGATGCGCTGGAATCCGGCGACAAGTTCCTCGACATCTTCAGCTCGCCGCCGACCAAGTTCTCCAAGACCGATCACCTCGCCAACACCATTACCCAGGTGCAGCAGGTGCAGAAGGGCCGCTGGGTGCTGGTGAAGGACAATCTGATGTTCTGA
- a CDS encoding lysozyme inhibitor LprI family protein has translation MRAIVLAIMVTQFGLAAVARAETEPDRSIQDVLPLFAKNHCETVRDAADQLFCGDPELGAAASRLGDAIEARLSRIPDRRVAVEENVQWIRDRNLSCGIFENETPRFEDIEPVKACLAKETEERIEILRNPNFDCLAVNTAAGALICSDPSLALAEAELDGHVMAAIAKLSEEEARDAFAEYARWNRERDRKCELDGKDNVPLRELASSEGCLADDINQKTAELVAARDDPKKAFGRRLRPAAPNADAVDLCVSQIHAASACENFLRISRVFEIDKEVAEQSALVTAEVEMIVLQPFAACSTIASSCTGSCWDKTGKAVAASTGRENFAVAHRIKVEKVFAFQRNEAGSWRCGVNMLKPIDFGIALGR, from the coding sequence ATGCGGGCGATTGTGCTGGCGATCATGGTCACCCAGTTCGGACTTGCCGCCGTGGCGCGCGCGGAGACCGAACCCGATCGCTCGATCCAGGACGTCCTTCCGCTGTTCGCGAAGAATCACTGCGAGACCGTGAGGGACGCCGCAGACCAGTTGTTTTGCGGCGATCCCGAGCTTGGCGCCGCCGCGAGCCGGCTGGGCGACGCGATCGAGGCGCGGCTGAGCCGCATTCCCGACCGCAGGGTCGCGGTGGAGGAAAACGTCCAGTGGATCCGCGATCGCAATCTGAGCTGCGGAATCTTCGAGAATGAGACGCCGCGCTTCGAGGACATCGAGCCGGTCAAGGCCTGCCTTGCCAAGGAAACCGAGGAGCGGATCGAAATCCTGCGCAATCCGAACTTCGACTGTCTAGCCGTAAATACCGCCGCCGGCGCCCTGATCTGCAGCGATCCATCGCTTGCGCTCGCGGAGGCTGAACTCGACGGCCACGTCATGGCCGCGATCGCCAAGCTGAGCGAGGAAGAGGCGCGCGACGCCTTCGCCGAATATGCGCGATGGAACAGGGAACGCGACCGCAAATGCGAGCTCGACGGCAAGGATAATGTGCCGCTGCGCGAGCTGGCATCGTCGGAAGGCTGCCTGGCCGACGACATCAACCAGAAGACCGCCGAGCTTGTCGCGGCCAGGGACGATCCGAAGAAGGCCTTCGGGCGACGCCTGCGGCCGGCCGCACCCAACGCCGACGCCGTCGATCTCTGCGTCAGCCAGATCCATGCGGCCAGCGCCTGCGAGAACTTCCTGCGGATCAGCCGCGTGTTCGAGATCGACAAGGAGGTCGCCGAGCAGAGCGCGCTGGTGACCGCCGAAGTCGAGATGATCGTGCTGCAGCCTTTTGCCGCCTGCAGCACGATCGCATCGAGCTGCACCGGCAGTTGCTGGGACAAGACCGGCAAGGCTGTCGCCGCCTCGACCGGCCGCGAGAATTTTGCGGTCGCCCATCGGATCAAGGTCGAGAAGGTTTTTGCGTTTCAAAGGAACGAGGCAGGCAGCTGGCGCTGCGGCGTCAACATGCTGAAGCCCATCGATTTCGGGATCGCGCTCGGCCGGTAG